One Siniperca chuatsi isolate FFG_IHB_CAS linkage group LG8, ASM2008510v1, whole genome shotgun sequence DNA segment encodes these proteins:
- the ltc4s gene encoding leukotriene C4 synthase, with translation MLEEAVGLAAVTMLGVLEQAYFSLQVIYARRKYSVSPPATSGPPEFERVFRAQANCSEYFPIFITVLWTSGVFFSQGLSSVCGLLYLYGRFRYFRGYSQSAQGRLAPLYFSAQVLWVLIGFSSLGVFLTFCRVYLKVDLRRELGSALSLV, from the exons ATGTTGGAGGAGGCGGTCGGCCTCGCCGCTGTGACCATGCTGGGCGTCCTGGAGCAAG cctATTTCTCTCTCCAGGTGATCTACGCCAGGAGGAAGTATTCGGTGTCTCCGCCCGCCACATCTGGACCTCCGGAGTTTGAGAGAGTCTTCAGAGCTCA AGCCAACTGTTCGGAGTATTTCCCGATCTTCATCACCGTCCTGTGGACGTCCGGAGTCTTCTTCAGCCAAG GTCTGTCTTCGGTCTGCGGTCTGCTCTATTTATACGGACGCTTCCGTTACTTTCGTGGATATTCGCAGTCGGCACAGGGACG tctggCTCCTCTGTATTTCAGCGCTCAGGTGCTTTGGGTTCTGATCGGGTTCTCGTCCCTCGGCGTTTTCCTCACGTTCTGCCGAGTTTACCTGAAGGTGGACCTGCGGCGCGAGCTCGGCTCTGCCCTCAGCCTGGTCTGA